From a single Nitrospirota bacterium genomic region:
- the bioD gene encoding dethiobiotin synthase, which produces MKRGVFITGTDTGVGKTIIAAAITRALKMRGVNVGVMKPVETGCRVEGEKGLVPVDGAFLQYMAETDTPLSEITPYRFETPVAPLVASEIEGRAIRKEVILTTFEKIARNHDFMVVEGVGGLIVPVSRDLLVSDLVKLLDLSIIVVAGNTLGVINHTLLTVKAAENEGIHVAGVVINHTHPPHGDIAEDTNPRALEKLLTVPVIGVFPYLEERSKEEMDRVSGYALSVETLTA; this is translated from the coding sequence ATGAAACGCGGTGTGTTTATAACAGGTACTGATACAGGAGTTGGTAAGACCATAATAGCTGCTGCAATCACCCGTGCGCTTAAAATGAGGGGGGTAAATGTTGGCGTGATGAAACCCGTTGAGACAGGCTGCAGGGTGGAAGGTGAAAAAGGGCTTGTGCCTGTGGACGGTGCCTTTCTGCAGTATATGGCGGAGACTGATACCCCTCTGTCAGAGATTACTCCTTACAGGTTTGAGACTCCTGTTGCCCCGCTCGTAGCCTCTGAGATTGAAGGCAGGGCAATCAGGAAGGAGGTAATACTGACCACTTTTGAGAAGATTGCACGTAATCATGACTTTATGGTGGTTGAGGGCGTGGGCGGATTAATAGTTCCTGTGAGCAGGGACCTCCTGGTCAGTGACCTTGTCAAACTGCTCGACCTCTCTATTATTGTTGTTGCCGGAAACACCCTTGGAGTAATAAATCATACCCTCCTGACTGTAAAGGCTGCCGAAAATGAAGGTATCCACGTTGCAGGGGTGGTAATAAACCATACGCATCCACCTCATGGCGACATTGCCGAGGATACAAACCCCCGGGCTTTGGAAAAACTGCTTACCGTGCCGGTTATAGGGGTTTTTCCGTATCTGGAGGAAAGGAGTAAAGAGGAGATGGACAGGGTATCAGGGTATGCCTTGTCTGTAGAGACGCTGACGGCTTGA
- a CDS encoding SDR family NAD(P)-dependent oxidoreductase has translation MISGASGGLGSRLAEGFDSKGYRVVLHYFRSEIEAGRLEGVLKNDPYLLRGDIGDFRDVQGMAEALDRDVGRLQVLVNNAGITRDALLLKYPESDWDDVIRTNLKGVFNSIRNFAPIMIKSGGGHIVNISSYSGLRGKEGQAAYSASKAALLGLTSSLAMEFSEYNINVNAVIPGYLPLGMGLESPKAMEGARRASIRGNLSDPDDVVDFIAYLIGTRGITGQVFSLESRK, from the coding sequence ATGATCTCAGGAGCTTCAGGCGGGCTTGGCAGCAGGCTTGCCGAGGGGTTTGACAGTAAAGGCTACAGGGTTGTTCTCCATTATTTCAGGTCAGAAATTGAGGCCGGAAGGCTTGAGGGCGTACTGAAGAATGACCCTTACCTCCTGAGGGGTGATATCGGAGATTTCAGGGATGTGCAGGGGATGGCGGAAGCTCTTGACAGGGATGTGGGAAGACTTCAAGTGCTTGTAAATAATGCCGGCATTACAAGGGATGCGCTGTTACTGAAATATCCCGAGTCTGACTGGGATGACGTGATAAGGACAAACCTGAAGGGGGTTTTTAACAGTATCAGGAACTTTGCTCCGATCATGATAAAATCAGGGGGCGGGCATATTGTCAATATATCTTCTTACTCCGGATTGAGAGGGAAAGAGGGACAGGCGGCATACAGTGCATCAAAGGCAGCACTCCTGGGACTCACCTCTTCCCTTGCAATGGAATTTTCAGAATACAACATAAATGTCAATGCAGTTATACCGGGATACCTGCCGCTGGGAATGGGGCTTGAGTCACCAAAGGCAATGGAGGGGGCCAGGCGTGCAAGTATCAGGGGTAACCTTTCAGACCCTGACGATGTGGTTGATTTCATCGCCTATCTTATAGGGACCCGGGGGATAACAGGGCAGGTCTTTTCGCTTGAGAGCAGGAAGTGA
- the bioF gene encoding 8-amino-7-oxononanoate synthase: protein MFEKRLEGLIHEGLFRSISDRYSPQGRVIKTGRGSLINFSSNDYLGLCNHPSIREAVVRAVEEYGTGSGASRLISGGTVLHRRLESLVSRLKGTEASVIFGSGYAANTGVIPAISDGNTTIFSDELNHASLIDGCRLSRARLFIYRHNDMEHLNGLLHRHRKGKSVIITDSVFSMDGDIAPLGELRELAFRYDAILYIDDAHGTGVLGGGKGALGHFGLSPEPFIIQMGTLSKAVGSCGAFVAATGVVTEWLINTSRTLMYSTALPAHLVAASIEAVNIILDDPSLVERLWKNRNCLVRGLHSIGVDTGLSQTPIVPLVLKDNRSAVGLSEFLMSRGIYAPAIRQPTVRTPRVRVTVSAVHTEEDLDLLIKRLKEARDCGLL from the coding sequence GTGTTTGAAAAAAGGCTTGAAGGGTTAATACATGAGGGGCTTTTCAGGAGTATAAGCGACAGGTATTCCCCTCAGGGCAGGGTAATAAAGACGGGGAGAGGGTCCCTGATTAATTTCTCCTCTAACGATTACCTTGGCCTTTGCAATCATCCCTCCATAAGAGAGGCCGTTGTCCGGGCTGTTGAAGAGTATGGGACCGGCAGCGGTGCATCGAGACTCATATCTGGTGGAACAGTTCTTCACCGGAGGCTTGAATCTCTTGTATCAAGACTCAAGGGTACAGAGGCATCCGTCATATTCGGTTCCGGATATGCGGCAAACACCGGAGTTATCCCTGCAATATCCGACGGCAATACAACGATCTTCAGTGATGAGCTCAATCATGCCAGCCTTATAGATGGGTGCCGTCTCAGCAGGGCACGTCTCTTTATATACAGGCATAATGATATGGAGCACCTCAATGGGCTGTTGCACAGACACAGAAAGGGAAAATCAGTGATAATCACAGACTCTGTCTTCAGCATGGATGGAGATATTGCCCCTTTAGGAGAATTGCGGGAATTGGCTTTCAGGTATGATGCAATCCTTTATATAGACGATGCGCATGGCACGGGTGTTCTTGGAGGAGGGAAGGGGGCGCTCGGTCACTTCGGTCTTTCTCCCGAGCCCTTTATAATACAGATGGGAACCCTTTCGAAGGCTGTGGGCTCCTGTGGTGCCTTTGTTGCAGCTACGGGGGTTGTAACCGAATGGCTGATAAACACTTCAAGGACGCTTATGTACTCTACTGCACTTCCGGCACATCTCGTCGCTGCCTCTATTGAGGCAGTCAATATTATTCTTGATGACCCCTCCCTGGTGGAGAGGCTCTGGAAGAACAGGAACTGCCTTGTCCGTGGACTTCATTCGATTGGTGTAGATACAGGCTTGTCTCAGACCCCGATTGTGCCTCTTGTGCTCAAAGATAACCGGTCAGCCGTTGGTCTTTCGGAGTTTTTGATGAGCCGGGGGATTTATGCACCTGCAATCAGGCAACCGACGGTCAGGACTCCAAGGGTGAGGGTTACAGTGTCCGCAGTTCATACAGAAGAAGATCTGGATCTTCTTATAAAGAGACTGAAGGAGGCACGGGATTGCGGGTTGTTATGA
- a CDS encoding septum formation initiator family protein: MYPQNLLRKQVVNERKKQSIVCFTVLLMFIFYLAWVLLFDENGVVKFFELKARRTTVIGEVAELQKENVKLNEEITLLKENPFYIEKHAREDMNLSRPDEYIFIFDK; the protein is encoded by the coding sequence ATGTATCCTCAGAACCTGCTCAGGAAACAGGTAGTTAATGAGAGGAAGAAGCAGTCGATAGTCTGCTTTACCGTCCTGCTGATGTTTATCTTTTATCTGGCCTGGGTACTCTTGTTTGATGAAAATGGGGTTGTAAAGTTTTTTGAACTCAAGGCAAGACGCACAACGGTAATCGGCGAGGTTGCGGAGCTGCAGAAGGAGAATGTAAAGCTGAATGAGGAGATAACGTTGCTGAAAGAAAACCCCTTCTACATAGAAAAACACGCCCGTGAAGATATGAATCTCTCCAGACCTGATGAGTATATTTTCATTTTTGATAAATAA
- a CDS encoding response regulator — protein sequence MGKKKSVLIVDDSLTVRRLVEVVLSREGYEVYTAPDGDEGLEIARKVIPSIILVDFVMPRMNGYKLCKLIRSDRKLKDIPLILITSKGEDVGQSFEEKFCVLHYFQKPFEPDELIEKINEVLGVQEGAPDKTVISAPLDTEGELIEGIDKLLRYYFEKEFRVMLKTLMVEVLKETEVARSTGLIISGELRYLTVADVLQFIGMLNLSGRLSVVSSNLNSEIYLERGQIVFSTISKPGYRTFLTDLLVEEKKLKKKDLKNIVAEAKKLNLPVGRVLVQKGSITDDELMGYLKRLTEDAIFHTLAATSGHFYLEETPLPLNMSDIKFRLSTSATILDGLRKLDESRLAAEIFRSDDMIPLRLITNEDALEGITLEDKELRIFSLIDGKTRLKDIIIKSKIDELEAKRICYSLQKIGLLKIKDERR from the coding sequence ATGGGAAAAAAGAAGTCTGTTCTTATTGTAGATGACTCTCTCACTGTCAGGAGGTTGGTGGAAGTGGTTCTGTCAAGGGAAGGCTATGAGGTTTATACCGCCCCTGATGGTGACGAAGGACTTGAAATCGCAAGAAAGGTCATACCTTCAATAATACTCGTTGATTTTGTAATGCCGAGGATGAACGGGTATAAACTCTGTAAACTTATACGTTCCGACCGCAAGCTGAAGGATATCCCCCTGATACTGATAACCTCCAAGGGGGAGGATGTAGGGCAGTCCTTTGAAGAGAAATTCTGTGTCCTCCATTATTTTCAGAAGCCCTTTGAACCCGACGAGCTTATAGAAAAGATAAACGAGGTTCTGGGTGTTCAGGAAGGGGCTCCGGATAAAACGGTTATATCTGCACCATTGGATACAGAGGGGGAATTAATTGAAGGCATAGACAAACTGTTACGTTATTATTTCGAGAAAGAATTCAGGGTTATGCTCAAAACCCTTATGGTTGAAGTCCTCAAGGAGACCGAGGTTGCCCGTTCTACCGGACTGATAATCTCAGGTGAGCTGAGGTATCTTACAGTTGCAGATGTCCTGCAATTCATAGGAATGCTGAATCTATCAGGCAGACTCTCGGTAGTCTCATCGAATCTCAACTCCGAGATATACCTGGAAAGGGGACAGATTGTCTTCTCCACCATAAGCAAACCCGGCTACAGGACATTTCTTACAGACCTTCTCGTTGAAGAAAAAAAACTAAAAAAGAAAGATTTAAAAAACATTGTCGCGGAGGCAAAAAAACTGAACCTGCCGGTGGGAAGGGTACTCGTCCAGAAAGGCTCTATTACAGACGATGAACTTATGGGCTACCTGAAACGCCTGACTGAAGACGCAATATTTCATACGCTCGCAGCGACTTCCGGCCACTTCTATCTCGAAGAGACACCCCTGCCCCTGAACATGAGTGACATAAAATTCAGGCTGTCAACGAGTGCAACCATTCTTGATGGACTCAGAAAACTGGATGAAAGCAGGCTTGCTGCGGAGATATTCAGAAGTGACGATATGATCCCCCTGAGATTAATAACCAATGAGGACGCACTTGAGGGCATTACCCTTGAGGATAAGGAACTCAGGATATTCTCACTCATTGATGGTAAAACGAGATTGAAGGATATTATAATTAAAAGCAAGATTGACGAACTGGAGGCAAAGAGGATTTGTTATTCCCTGCAAAAGATTGGGCTATTAAAGATAAAGGATGAGAGGAGGTGA